A genomic stretch from Pristiophorus japonicus isolate sPriJap1 chromosome 6, sPriJap1.hap1, whole genome shotgun sequence includes:
- the LOC139266277 gene encoding extracellular calcium-sensing receptor-like, with translation MIFAIEEINQNETLLPNITLGYKIHDDCSSSAIASKAALALVNGKQELMDYPECRGSANVAAIIGCDISTSSIVASRTIGSFGIPMVSYYSTCACLSDKHEYPTFFRTIPSDNYQSKLLAELVKTFGWKWIGTVRSNIDYGNYGMQEFVEHVQKFGVCIAYSESFYRTDPADKISKVVQVIKQATTKVVVAFVDTGDMRVLLQEILRQNVTGIQWIGSEGWVTEDLLPPEESARFLVGTIGAATRRTELISLRDYLLKVHPAKFRDSILVKEFWETIFTCSLRSDNTTKPSNSAFQLPHCTGKEQLDEIENAYLPAIMDGSSYHVYKAVYAVAHALHDLLSCEEGNGPFVNNTCAHISNFEPWQLLHYLHTVNFTARTGEIVYFDENGDPIPKYELINLQKNVKGTVEIVNIGHYDGSAPLGQEFDLHIEEIVWSSVGRKIPEVLCTKPCPPGTRRINRKGQPICCFDCAECADGEISNTTDSTDCMTCPLEYWSNQQKDRCVVKKIEFISFGEILGFVLVTLAAVGVCFTLATAAIFFRYRETPIVKANNSELSFLLLFALMLCFLCSLTFIGEPSGWSCMLRRTAFGVVFVLCISCILGKTILVVSAFKATLPNNSVMNWFGPTPQRLGVFSLTFIQGLICTIWLKVSPPYPLKNTTYYRDIIILECHVGSLKAFYVVSSYIGLLSTVCFLLAFLARKLPDNFNDAKYITFSMLIFCAVWITFIPAYVSSPGKYTVAVEVFAIWTSSFGLLLCLFAPKCYIILMKPQNNTKKHMMSKGHSQ, from the exons ATGatttttgctattgaggaaatAAACCAGAATGAAACCCTACTTCCGAATATCACTCTGGGATATAAGATCCACGATGACTGCTCGTCCTCTGCGATTGCATCCAAAGCAGCGCTCGCTTTGGTCAATGGAAAACAAGAACTAATGGATTACCCAGAATGTAGAGGTTCCGCCAATGTCGCTGCCATTATTGGTTGTGATATATCCACATCCTCCATAGTAGCTTCAAGGACAATTGGGTCTTTCGGAATTCCGATG GTTAGTTACTATTCCACTTGTGCATGCCTCAGCGATAAGCATGAATATCCCACATTTTTTAGAACTATACCAAGTGACAACTATCAGTCCAAACTTCTCGCTGAACTGGTGAAAACTTTCGGCTGGAAATGGATTGGAACAGTTAGAAGTAACATTGATTACGGTAATTATGGAATGCAAGAATTTGTCGAACACGTCCAAAAATTTGGGGTTTGCATTGCGTACTCTGAATCATTTTACAGGACGGATCCTGCGGATAAAATAAGCAAAGTAGTGCAGGTGATCAAACAGGCGACTACTAAGGTCGTGGTCGCCTTTGTTGATACCGGAGACATGCGAGTTTTACTTCAGGAAATTTTGCGTCAAAATGTAACCGGCATACAGTGGATTGGAAGTGAAGGCTGGGTTACAGAAGATTTACTCCCACCTGAAGAAAGCGCAAGATTTCTCGTTGGGACAATTGGCGCAGCAACCCGTAGGACCGAGTTAATAAGTCTTAGAGATTACCTTCTGAAAGTTCATCCTGCAAAGTTTCGTGACAGCATTCTGGTGAAGGAGTTTTGGGAAACTATATTCACGTGCTCTTTAAGGTCGGACAATACGACAAAGCCATCAAATTCTGCATTTCAATTGCCGCATTGCACAGGGAAAGAACAGTTGGACGAGATAGAAAACGCGTATCTTCCAGCAATAATGGACGGAAGTTCCTACCACGTGTACAAAGCGGTCTATGCTGTCGCTCATGCACTTCACGATCTGCTGTCCTGTGAAGAAGGCAATGGACCCTTTGTGAACAACACATGTGCCCATATTTCAAATTTTGAGCCTTGGCAG CTGCTCCATTATCTACACACCGTCAATTTTACAGCTCGGACTGGAGAAATCGTGTATTTTGATGAAAATGGTGATCCAATCCCGAAATACGAATTAATAAATTTGCAAAAGAATGTGAAGGGTACAGTTGAAATTGTAAACATTGGTCATTATGATGGCTCGGCACCTTTAGGTCAAGAATTTGACCTGCATATCGAGGAAATCGTTTGGAGCAGCGTTGGAAGAAAG ATTCCAGAAGTACTTTGCACAAAACCTTGTCCTCCTGGAACAAGAAGAATAAACAGGAAAGGACAGCCGATATGTTGCTTTGACTGTGCAGAATGCGCCGATGGGGAGATTAGTAATACCACAG ATTCCACAGATTGTATGACATGCCCTTTGGAATACTGGTCCAATCAACAGAAGGATCGATGTGTTGTCAAGAAGATTGAATTTATTTCCTTTGGAGAGATTCTCGGATTTGTGCTCGTGACACTTGCTGCAGtgggagtgtgttttacactggctaCTGCTGCTATATTCTTCAGGTATCGAGAAACTCCTATCGTTAAAGCTAACAATTCCGAGctaagtttcctccttctctttgcACTAATGCTTTGCTTCTTGTGCTCACTCACCTTCATTGGGGAACCATCCGGATGGTCCTGCATGTTGCGCCGTACTGCATTTGGTGTTGTTTTCGTCCTCTGTATTTCCTGTATTTTGGGGAAAACTATTCTTGTTGTTTCAGCCTTTAAAGCAACTCTTCCCAACAATAGCGTGATGAACTGGTTTGGACCTACGCCGCAACGGTTAGGCGTGTTCAGCCTTACTTTTATTCAAGGCTTAATATGCACTATCTGGCTAAAGGTATCACCTCCCTATCCTTTGAAAAACACGACCTATTATAGAGACATCATTATTTTGGAATGTCACGTGGGATCTTTGAAAGCTTTTTATGTTGTGTCGAGCTATATTGGTCTTCTGTCCACGGTCTGTTTTCTGCTTGCTTTCCTTGCCCGGAAACTTCCAGATAATTTCAACGATGCGAAATATATAACTTTCAGTATGCTGATCTTCTGTGCTGTTTGGATAACTTTTATTCCAGCTTATGTAAGCTCCCCTGGAAAGTACACTGTGGCTGTAGAAGTGTTTGCTATCTGGACATCAAGCTTTGGATTGCTTCTCTGTCTTTTTGCTCCCAAGTGTTATATTATCCTGATGAAACCGCAGAATAACACAAAGAAACATATGATGAGCAAAGGACATTCACAGTAA